One Onychostoma macrolepis isolate SWU-2019 chromosome 15, ASM1243209v1, whole genome shotgun sequence DNA segment encodes these proteins:
- the LOC131520697 gene encoding galectin-9-like, translating to MAIYKPTISVTSIEGGLKEGKSVIIIGRILPDASRLHVNLQCGSDSDSDVALHINPCYEKGSAHVVYNTYQNGTWGSKQSTPDSPIVKDKLFAIEILVTKEAYKISANGKHVMDYEHRIPITRVNTISVDQNIKLEFIGYQNSLVVPYKTLINGGLHPGNNILIYGVPNTDSKRVEFNLRHRYGIAFHYVSHFDENVVVCNTSENGKWGAEERSGGVPFIKGQLFQVKISCSREHYAVFVNGQQAHTYKHRFTKLDDIDVFEVYGQLQLIFVHV from the exons ATGGCAATTTATAAACCA ACAATCTCAGTTACGTCAATCGAGGGAGGCTTGAAAGAAGGGAAGAGTGTTATCATAATTGGACGAATTTTGCCAGATGCCAGCAG ATTACATGTGAACCTTCAGTGCggttctgattctgattctgatgttgCTCTGCACATAAACCCATGCTATGAGAAAGGCAGTGCACATGTAGTGTACAACACCTACCAGAACGGTACATGGGGCTCCAAACAATCCACGCCTGACTCTCCTATCGTCAAAGACAAACTGTTCGCCATCGAGATCCTTGTCACCAAGGAGGCATACAAG ATAAGTGCCAATGGGAAGCATGTAATGGACTATGAACACCGTATTCCAATCACTCGAGTGAACACCATCTCAGTGGACCAAAACATCAAGCTGGAGTTCATTGGCTACCAGAATTCTCTG GTGGTCCCGTACAAAACCCTGATCAATGGCGGGCTACACCCTGGCAATAACATTCTTATTTATGGAGTTCCTAATACTGACTCTAAAAG GGTAGAGTTTAATCTGCGCCACAGGTATGGGATCGCATTTCACTACGTATCACATTTTGATGAGAATGTGGTTGTCTGCAATACTTCTGAGAATGGGAAATGGGGGGCAGAAGAAAGGAGTGGAGGTGTGCCTTTTATAAAAGGTCAACTATTTCAG GTCAAAATCTCCTGCAGTAGAGAGCATTATGCTGTGTTTGTGAATGGCCAGCAAGCACACACTTACAAGCATCGCTTTACTAAACTGGACGACATCGATGTCTTTGAAGTTTATGGACAGCTGCAGCTGATTTTTGTGCACGTCTAA
- the LOC131520606 gene encoding galectin-9-like codes for MANSEQQLAIYKPTTAITSIKGGLQEGKRVIIIGRILPDADRLHVNLQCGSDSKADVALHINPRYEKGSAHVVYNTYQNGTWGSEQSTPDSPIVKDKLFAIEILVTKEAYKISANGKHLKDYEHRIPITQVNTISVDQNIKLEFIGYQNSVPPNKKEVINGLKPDKNIVIYGIPNPDCKSIAINLRHRYGVAFHYLCRFEENAVIRNTNENGIWGPEEKTEGIPFIQGQFFQVKISCKAEQYDVSVNGQQAHTYKHRFTKLEEIDVVEVCGELQLFSVEAKDP; via the exons ATGGCAAATAGTGAGCAACAGCTGGCAATTTATAAACCA ACAACCGCGATAACATCAATCAAGGGAGGCTTGCAGGAAGGGAAGCGTGTTATCATAATTGGACGGATTTTGCCAGATGCTGACAG ATTACATGTGAACCTTCAGTGCGGTTCTGATTCTAAGGCTGATGTTGCTCTGCACATAAACCCACGCTATGAGAAAGGCAGTGCACATGTAGTGTACAACACCTACCAGAACGGTACATGGGGCTCCGAACAGTCCACGCCTGACTCTCCTATCGTCAAAGACAAACTGTTCGCCATCGAGATCCTTGTCACCAAGGAGGCATACAAG ATAAGTGCCAATGGGAAACACTTAAAGGACTATGAACACCGTATTCCAATCACTCAAGTGAACACCATCTCAGTGGACCAAAACATCAAGCTGGAGTTCATTGGCTACCAGAATTCt GTGCCACCAAACAAAAAAGAAGTGATCAATGGACTAAAGCCCgacaaaaacattgtaatttatGGAATTCCTAACCCTGACTGTAAAAG CATAGCGATCAATCTGCGCCACAGATATGGGGTTGCATTTCACTACCTATGCCGTTTTGAGGAGAATGCAGTTATCCGCAATACCAATGAAAATGGGATTTGGGGGCCAGAAGAAAAGACTGAAGGCATACCTTTTATACAAGGCCAATTCTTTCAG GTCAAAATCTCCTGCAAAGCAGAGCAGTACGATGTGTCAGTGAATGGCCAGCAAGCGCACACTTACAAGCATCGCTTTACTAAACTGGAAGAAATTGATGTTGTTGAAGTTTGTGGAGAGCTACAGTTGTTTTCTGTGGAAGCCAAGGATCCATAG